From Stenotrophomonas maltophilia, a single genomic window includes:
- the lapB gene encoding lipopolysaccharide assembly protein LapB: MEFVTEWLWFFLFVPLAAVAGWVIGRRGGQRHGDSQVSRLSSTYFRGLNYLLNEQPDKAIELFLHIAELDKETFETQVALGHLFRRRGEVDRAIRLHQGLVNRHDLSDAQRVQALLALGEDYMKSGLLDRAETVFTELAQLDQRAPQALKHLIGIYQAERDWEKAIDNATRFEDVTGEPMGKLIGQFECELAERFRGAGKLEEARAAIARAYQADAMSVRAGIIEGRLETDAGNAEAAVRAFERAARNDPEYLPELLPALMANYRKVGDLAGARAFLSEMTEHYRGIAPVLALTRLMEEQEGVAPARAYLGRQLKDRPSVRGESALIDLTLAEGADSTATLHDLKHITDQLLVRNPAYRCTRCGFGARTHHWQCPSCKEWGTVKPLLNYAVL, encoded by the coding sequence ATGGAATTCGTCACCGAGTGGCTGTGGTTTTTCCTGTTCGTCCCGTTGGCTGCAGTAGCGGGATGGGTGATCGGTCGGCGCGGCGGGCAGCGTCACGGTGACAGCCAGGTCAGCCGCCTGTCGAGCACCTACTTCCGGGGCCTGAACTACCTGCTCAACGAGCAGCCGGACAAGGCCATCGAGCTGTTCCTGCATATCGCCGAGCTGGACAAGGAAACCTTCGAGACCCAGGTCGCGCTCGGCCACCTGTTCCGCCGCCGCGGCGAAGTCGACCGGGCCATCCGCCTGCACCAGGGCCTGGTCAACCGCCACGATCTGAGTGATGCGCAGCGCGTGCAGGCCCTGCTGGCGCTGGGCGAGGACTACATGAAGTCCGGCCTGCTGGACCGTGCCGAGACCGTGTTCACCGAACTTGCGCAGCTGGACCAGCGCGCCCCGCAGGCGCTCAAGCACCTGATCGGCATCTACCAGGCCGAGCGCGACTGGGAAAAGGCGATCGACAACGCGACCCGTTTCGAGGACGTGACCGGCGAGCCGATGGGCAAGCTGATCGGTCAGTTCGAGTGCGAGCTGGCCGAGCGCTTCCGTGGCGCCGGCAAGCTGGAAGAGGCGAGGGCAGCGATCGCCCGTGCCTACCAGGCCGATGCGATGTCGGTGCGCGCGGGCATCATCGAGGGTCGCCTGGAGACCGATGCCGGCAACGCCGAAGCCGCGGTGCGCGCGTTCGAGCGCGCGGCCCGTAACGATCCGGAGTACCTGCCCGAGCTGCTGCCGGCGCTGATGGCGAACTATCGCAAGGTCGGTGACCTCGCGGGCGCGCGTGCCTTCCTGTCGGAAATGACCGAGCACTATCGCGGCATCGCCCCGGTACTGGCGTTGACCCGGCTGATGGAAGAGCAGGAAGGCGTGGCACCGGCCCGTGCCTACCTGGGGCGCCAGCTGAAGGATCGCCCGTCGGTGCGTGGCGAGTCCGCACTGATCGACCTGACCCTGGCCGAGGGTGCCGACTCCACCGCCACCCTGCACGACCTCAAGCACATCACCGATCAGTTGCTAGTGCGCAACCCGGCCTACCGCTGCACCCGCTGCGGTTTCGGTGCGCGGACGCATCACTGGCAGTGCCCGAGCTGCAAGGAGTGGGGGACGGTCAAGCCGCTGCTGAACTACGCGGTGCTCTGA
- a CDS encoding MraY family glycosyltransferase, which yields MPWFVMGALLGLALLSAALTWAARGYAVRRQLLDQPGERRSHSVATPRGGGIAIVISLLVTAGVAMVAWPDAAPSLLVASLGLVLVAGIGWWDDHRPLPALRRLLVHFIAAALLAMLVKANGGSWLLAGLVLLFTASLINIWNFMDGINGIAASQAIVVALGLAPLLPWPYSLAALALGLACLGFLPFNFPQARIFMGDVGSGALGYAVAAVLAIASVRTDINWLLLLVPASAFLVDAGFTLLARIISGQRWMEPHTQHVYQRAVQAGASHARVTGMYFALGLFSITVTVVCSKLQPRWEAVVAIAWFSALSVLWLLLRNGLRHRQGNT from the coding sequence ATGCCGTGGTTCGTGATGGGGGCGCTGCTGGGGCTGGCCCTGCTGAGCGCGGCCCTGACCTGGGCCGCCCGCGGTTACGCCGTGCGCCGGCAGTTGCTGGACCAGCCCGGCGAGCGCCGCAGCCATAGCGTGGCGACACCGCGCGGCGGTGGTATCGCCATTGTTATCAGCCTGCTGGTTACGGCGGGCGTGGCCATGGTGGCCTGGCCGGACGCCGCGCCAAGCCTGCTGGTCGCCAGCCTTGGCCTGGTCCTGGTGGCCGGCATCGGCTGGTGGGACGACCACAGGCCCCTGCCTGCCCTGCGCCGCCTGCTGGTGCATTTCATTGCGGCAGCGCTGCTGGCCATGCTGGTCAAGGCCAACGGTGGCAGCTGGCTGCTGGCCGGGCTGGTGCTGCTGTTCACCGCCTCGCTGATCAACATCTGGAACTTCATGGATGGGATCAACGGCATTGCCGCCAGCCAGGCGATTGTTGTCGCATTGGGACTGGCGCCGCTTCTGCCCTGGCCCTATTCGCTTGCGGCCCTGGCATTGGGCCTAGCCTGCCTGGGCTTCCTGCCGTTCAATTTTCCGCAGGCGCGGATCTTCATGGGTGATGTCGGAAGTGGCGCGTTGGGCTATGCGGTGGCGGCCGTGCTGGCCATCGCCAGCGTGCGCACGGACATCAACTGGCTCCTGCTGCTGGTGCCAGCCTCGGCTTTCCTTGTGGACGCAGGCTTCACACTGCTGGCGCGCATCATTTCCGGACAACGCTGGATGGAACCCCATACCCAGCATGTCTACCAACGCGCGGTGCAGGCAGGAGCCAGCCACGCCCGGGTGACAGGGATGTACTTTGCTTTGGGCCTGTTCAGTATTACAGTGACTGTTGTCTGCTCCAAATTGCAGCCGAGGTGGGAGGCTGTCGTGGCGATCGCGTGGTTCAGTGCGCTGAGCGTCCTCTGGCTCCTCCTGCGCAATGGATTGCGCCATCGACAAGGAAATACCTGA
- a CDS encoding polysaccharide biosynthesis protein, with protein sequence MASPWRDRILGLMPRSAIVCHDLFMVWACWQLLHAGRYSILPNAPELPLWNIDTTLVLLLQGLVFWRVGLYRGLWRFASVSDLLNIFKASFIGMVAIVLVLMWKRFDGVPMSVLVIYPFALSALLGAPRLLYRAWKDYQALQSDSSARRVLILGAGQAAETLVRDLRRSGNFEPVGLLDDAPHLRGAKLQGLPILGTLDDAPTVVRETAAKLLVIAMPSLDAAGMQRIVAICESTGVPFRTVPKLSDILQGQSLPGQLKEVAIEDLLGRKPIMPDWNLIRGWLGGRTVMVTGAGGSIGSELCRQCARHGAGRIILLEISELLLLTIEDELRRSFPDVEIEAVLGDCGDPAVIRHALSLHPVDTAFHAAAYKHVPVLERQLREAVRNNILATENVARACLEARVEHFVFISTDKAVDPVNALGASKRYAEMICQSLDQKSTHTRFVTVRFGNVLASAGSVVPLFREQILRGGPVTVTDPEVSRYFMTIPEACQLILQAAASASHGAIYTLDMGEPVPIRVLAEQMIRLAGKQPYKDIPIIYTGLRPGEKLHETLFYSDEDYRSTAHPKILEAGVRTFSRDLVLGNVPRLREAIASYDTASIQEILFATMPEFSPIAQDAYISSAKVLPFPAREANRYQ encoded by the coding sequence ATGGCTTCACCTTGGCGGGACAGAATCCTCGGCCTGATGCCGCGTTCGGCCATCGTCTGCCACGACCTGTTCATGGTCTGGGCATGTTGGCAGCTGCTCCACGCAGGGCGCTACTCGATCCTGCCCAACGCGCCCGAGCTTCCCCTCTGGAACATCGACACCACACTGGTACTGCTGCTGCAGGGCCTGGTGTTCTGGCGCGTCGGCCTCTACCGCGGACTGTGGCGGTTTGCCAGCGTCAGCGACCTGCTGAACATCTTCAAGGCCAGCTTCATCGGCATGGTCGCGATCGTGCTGGTGCTGATGTGGAAGCGCTTCGATGGCGTGCCGATGTCGGTGCTGGTGATCTATCCGTTCGCGCTGTCGGCCCTGCTGGGCGCGCCACGCCTGCTGTACCGGGCCTGGAAGGACTACCAGGCGCTGCAGTCCGATTCCAGCGCACGTCGCGTGCTGATCCTCGGCGCGGGCCAGGCGGCTGAGACGCTGGTGCGTGACCTGCGGCGCTCGGGCAACTTCGAGCCGGTCGGCCTGCTCGACGACGCCCCCCATCTGCGCGGGGCCAAGCTGCAGGGCCTGCCTATCCTTGGCACCCTGGACGACGCGCCCACCGTGGTCCGCGAGACCGCGGCCAAGCTGCTGGTGATTGCCATGCCCTCGCTGGATGCCGCCGGCATGCAGCGGATCGTGGCCATCTGTGAAAGCACGGGCGTGCCGTTCCGCACCGTGCCCAAGCTCAGCGACATCCTGCAGGGCCAGTCGCTTCCCGGGCAGCTGAAGGAAGTGGCGATCGAAGATCTGCTCGGCCGCAAGCCGATCATGCCGGACTGGAACCTGATCCGTGGCTGGTTGGGTGGACGTACGGTGATGGTGACCGGGGCCGGTGGCTCGATCGGCTCGGAACTGTGCCGCCAGTGCGCGCGCCATGGTGCTGGCCGCATCATCCTGCTGGAGATCAGCGAGTTGTTGCTGCTGACCATCGAGGACGAACTGCGCCGCAGTTTCCCGGATGTCGAGATCGAAGCCGTGCTGGGTGACTGTGGTGACCCGGCCGTGATCCGCCACGCACTGTCGCTGCATCCGGTGGATACGGCGTTCCATGCGGCGGCCTACAAGCATGTGCCGGTGCTGGAGCGCCAGCTGCGTGAAGCGGTGCGCAACAACATCCTGGCGACCGAGAACGTGGCCCGGGCCTGCCTGGAGGCGCGCGTCGAGCATTTCGTCTTCATCTCCACCGACAAGGCGGTGGACCCGGTCAATGCGCTGGGTGCCAGCAAGCGCTACGCCGAGATGATCTGCCAGAGCCTGGACCAGAAGTCCACGCACACCCGTTTCGTCACCGTGCGTTTCGGCAATGTGCTGGCCTCGGCCGGCAGCGTGGTGCCGCTGTTCCGCGAGCAGATCCTGCGCGGTGGGCCGGTGACCGTTACCGATCCGGAAGTCAGCCGCTACTTCATGACCATCCCGGAGGCCTGCCAGCTGATCCTGCAGGCGGCCGCGTCGGCATCGCACGGTGCGATCTATACCCTCGACATGGGCGAGCCGGTGCCGATCCGCGTGCTGGCCGAACAGATGATCCGCCTGGCCGGCAAGCAGCCGTACAAGGACATTCCGATCATCTATACCGGCCTGCGCCCGGGCGAGAAGCTGCACGAGACGCTGTTCTATTCGGACGAGGACTATCGTTCAACCGCGCACCCGAAGATTCTCGAGGCCGGCGTGCGCACGTTCTCGCGCGATCTGGTGCTGGGCAATGTCCCGCGCCTGCGAGAGGCGATTGCCAGCTACGACACTGCCAGCATCCAGGAGATCCTGTTTGCGACCATGCCGGAGTTTTCGCCAATCGCACAGGATGCTTACATTTCATCCGCTAAAGTCCTGCCCTTTCCGGCACGTGAGGCCAACAGGTACCAATGA
- the galU gene encoding UTP--glucose-1-phosphate uridylyltransferase GalU, with the protein MSKRIRKAVFPVAGLGTRFLPATKTVPKEMLPIIDRPLIQYAVDEAIEAGCDTLVFITNRYKHAVADYFDKAYELEQKLERAGKQEQLELIRHVLPEGVRAIFVTQAEALGLGHAVLCAKAVIGDEPFAVLLPDDLIWNRGAGALKQMADLNEASGASVIAVEDVPHEKTASYGIVATEAFDGRKGRISEIVEKPKPEDAPSDLAVVGRYVLSPKIFELLEQTGSGAGGEIQLTDAIAQLLKTEEVDAYRFEGTRFDCGTHLGLVEATIRFALDNPKLAGPAREKLAAMLAEE; encoded by the coding sequence ATGAGCAAGCGAATCCGCAAAGCGGTTTTCCCGGTGGCAGGGCTGGGGACGCGTTTTCTGCCAGCAACCAAGACCGTGCCGAAGGAGATGCTGCCGATCATTGATCGGCCGCTGATCCAGTACGCCGTGGATGAAGCCATCGAGGCCGGCTGCGATACGTTGGTGTTCATCACCAACCGCTACAAGCATGCAGTTGCCGACTATTTCGACAAGGCCTACGAGCTGGAACAGAAGCTCGAGCGCGCCGGCAAGCAGGAGCAGCTGGAGCTGATCCGCCACGTTCTTCCGGAGGGCGTGCGTGCGATCTTCGTGACGCAGGCCGAAGCACTGGGCCTGGGGCATGCGGTGCTCTGCGCCAAAGCCGTGATCGGTGACGAGCCGTTCGCCGTGCTGCTGCCGGACGACCTGATCTGGAACCGCGGTGCGGGTGCGCTCAAGCAGATGGCCGATCTCAACGAGGCCAGTGGTGCCAGCGTGATCGCCGTTGAAGACGTGCCGCACGAAAAGACCGCCAGCTACGGCATCGTGGCCACCGAGGCCTTTGATGGCCGCAAGGGTCGCATTTCGGAGATCGTGGAGAAGCCAAAGCCGGAGGACGCGCCGAGCGACCTGGCGGTGGTGGGCCGTTATGTGCTGAGCCCGAAGATTTTCGAGTTGCTGGAACAGACCGGCAGCGGTGCCGGTGGTGAGATCCAGCTGACCGATGCGATCGCGCAGCTGCTGAAAACCGAAGAGGTCGATGCCTATCGATTCGAGGGCACCCGCTTCGATTGCGGTACGCACCTGGGGCTGGTGGAGGCGACGATCCGGTTCGCGCTGGATAACCCGAAGCTGGCTGGCCCGGCGCGCGAGAAGCTGGCGGCGATGCTGGCGGAGGAGTAA
- a CDS encoding acetyl-CoA C-acyltransferase yields the protein MTKQIQDAYIVAATRTPVGKAPKGMFRNTRPDDMLAHVLRSVVAQAPGVDVNRIDDAIIGCAMPEAEQGMNVARIGVLLAGLPNTIAAQTVNRFCSSGLQAVAQAADAIRLGNADLMLAGGTESMSMVPMMGNKIAMAPSVFDNDHVAIAYGMGITAEKVAEEWKVSREDQDAFALASHQKAMAAIQNGDFKDEISPYEIVSHLPDLADGQRIITRNKVADTDEGPRPDSSAEGLAKLRPVFRNGQFGGTVTAGNSSQMSDGAGAVLLASEQAIKDYGLTPLARFVSFSVAGVRPEVMGIGPIAAIPKALKQAGLTQDQLDWIELNEAFAAQSLAVIRDCGLDPSKVNPLGGAIALGHPLGATGAIRTATLLHGLRRRQQKYGMVTMCIGTGMGAAGIFEAL from the coding sequence ATGACCAAGCAAATCCAGGACGCCTACATCGTCGCCGCCACCCGTACCCCGGTTGGCAAGGCGCCCAAGGGCATGTTCCGCAACACCCGCCCCGACGACATGCTTGCGCACGTTCTGCGCAGCGTTGTCGCACAGGCACCGGGCGTGGACGTCAACCGCATCGATGACGCGATCATCGGCTGCGCCATGCCGGAAGCCGAGCAGGGCATGAACGTGGCGCGCATCGGCGTGCTGCTGGCCGGCCTGCCCAACACCATCGCCGCGCAGACCGTGAACCGCTTCTGCTCCTCCGGCCTGCAGGCCGTGGCGCAGGCCGCCGACGCGATCCGCCTGGGCAACGCCGACCTGATGCTGGCCGGTGGCACCGAATCGATGTCGATGGTGCCGATGATGGGCAACAAGATCGCGATGGCACCGAGCGTGTTCGACAACGACCACGTCGCCATCGCCTACGGCATGGGCATCACCGCCGAGAAGGTGGCCGAGGAATGGAAGGTCTCGCGCGAAGACCAGGATGCGTTCGCCCTCGCCTCGCACCAGAAGGCCATGGCCGCGATCCAGAACGGTGACTTCAAGGACGAGATCAGCCCGTACGAGATCGTCTCGCACCTGCCGGACCTGGCCGATGGCCAGCGCATCATCACCCGCAACAAGGTGGCCGACACCGATGAAGGCCCGCGTCCGGATTCCTCGGCCGAAGGCCTGGCCAAGCTGCGCCCGGTGTTCCGCAACGGCCAGTTCGGCGGCACCGTCACTGCCGGCAACTCCTCGCAGATGAGCGATGGCGCCGGCGCCGTGCTGCTGGCCTCGGAACAGGCGATCAAGGATTACGGCCTGACCCCGCTGGCGCGTTTCGTCAGCTTCTCGGTGGCCGGCGTGCGTCCGGAAGTGATGGGCATCGGCCCGATCGCCGCGATCCCGAAGGCACTGAAGCAGGCCGGCCTGACCCAGGACCAGCTGGACTGGATCGAGCTCAACGAAGCCTTCGCCGCGCAGTCGCTGGCGGTGATCCGCGACTGCGGCCTGGACCCGAGCAAGGTCAACCCGCTGGGCGGCGCGATCGCCCTGGGCCACCCGCTGGGTGCAACCGGCGCGATCCGTACCGCGACCCTGCTGCACGGCTTGCGTCGTCGCCAGCAGAAGTACGGCATGGTGACGATGTGCATCGGCACCGGCATGGGCGCGGCGGGTATTTTCGAGGCGCTGTAA
- a CDS encoding 3-hydroxyacyl-CoA dehydrogenase/enoyl-CoA hydratase family protein, producing MSNSLLVRRAAVLGAGVMGAQIAAHLTNAGVDTVLFDLPAKEGPADGIVLKAIANLGKLSPAPLASKSLAEAITPANYESGLEQLKDCDLIIEAIAERMDWKQDLYKKIAPFVADHAVLASNTSGLGINKLADVLPEQLRHRFCGVHFFNPPRYMHLAELIPATTTDAAVLEGLEEFLVTTLGKGVVYAKDTPNFIGNRIGVFSILSTIHHTQQFGLGFDEVDGLTGPLVGRPKSATYRTSDVVGLDTMAHVIKTMGDTLPNDPWHAFFKSPKWLDALIAKGALGQKTGAGIFRKVGKDIVVLDLEKQDYRPADRAAAPEVVEILKIRNPAEKFAKLRESQHPQAQFLWATFRDLFHYSAYHLADIAETARDVDLAIRWGYGWSLGPFETWQAAGWKQVAQWIADDIVAGKSMSNAPLPDWVFDGRDGVHAAEGSYSPSRNAKLPRSSLPVYQRQRFPDPLLGETFAPGETVFENDGLRMWHDGDGIAVVSFKTKMNTVSDQVLDGLQECVSRAEKDFQGLVIWQQKEPFSAGADLAGALGLLQAGKVDQFEEMVANFQRTSQRIKYSLVPVVAAVRGLALGGGCEFQMHSAKTVAFLESYIGLVEAGVGLLPAGGGLKELAVRASQAAGPGGDVFAELKKTFETVAMAKVSNSAVNAKELGLLRSTDKVVFNSYEALHIAKAEARALAEAGYRPPLPARRIQVAGDVGIATFKMMLVNMLEGRFISPYDYEIAERIATVLCGGKVDRGTLVDEEWLLTLERKHFVELAQQEKTQARIAHMLKTGKPLRN from the coding sequence ATGTCCAATTCCCTGCTAGTCCGCCGCGCCGCCGTGCTGGGTGCCGGCGTCATGGGTGCCCAGATCGCCGCCCACCTCACCAACGCTGGCGTCGACACCGTGCTGTTCGACCTGCCCGCCAAGGAAGGTCCGGCCGACGGCATCGTGCTGAAGGCGATCGCCAATCTGGGCAAGCTGAGCCCGGCGCCGCTGGCCAGCAAGTCGCTGGCCGAGGCGATCACCCCGGCCAACTACGAGTCCGGCCTGGAGCAGCTGAAGGACTGCGACCTGATCATCGAGGCCATCGCCGAGCGCATGGACTGGAAGCAGGACCTGTACAAGAAGATCGCCCCGTTCGTGGCCGACCACGCCGTGCTGGCTTCCAACACCTCGGGCCTGGGCATCAACAAGCTGGCCGACGTGCTGCCCGAGCAGCTGCGCCACCGCTTCTGCGGCGTGCACTTCTTCAACCCGCCGCGCTACATGCACCTGGCCGAGCTGATCCCGGCCACCACCACCGACGCCGCCGTGCTGGAAGGCCTGGAAGAATTCCTGGTCACCACCCTGGGCAAGGGCGTGGTGTACGCCAAGGACACCCCGAACTTCATCGGCAACCGCATTGGCGTGTTCTCGATCCTGTCCACCATCCACCACACCCAGCAGTTCGGCCTGGGCTTCGATGAAGTGGACGGCCTGACCGGCCCGCTGGTCGGCCGCCCGAAGTCGGCTACCTACCGCACCTCCGACGTGGTCGGCCTGGACACCATGGCCCACGTCATCAAGACCATGGGCGACACCCTGCCCAACGACCCGTGGCACGCGTTCTTCAAGTCGCCGAAGTGGCTGGACGCACTGATCGCCAAGGGCGCGCTGGGCCAGAAGACCGGCGCCGGCATCTTCCGCAAGGTCGGCAAGGACATCGTGGTGCTGGACCTGGAGAAGCAGGACTACCGCCCGGCCGACCGCGCCGCTGCACCGGAAGTGGTCGAGATCCTGAAGATCAGGAACCCGGCCGAGAAGTTCGCCAAGCTGCGCGAGAGCCAGCACCCGCAGGCGCAGTTCCTGTGGGCGACCTTCCGCGACCTGTTCCACTACAGCGCCTACCACCTGGCCGACATCGCCGAGACCGCGCGTGACGTCGACCTGGCCATCCGCTGGGGCTACGGCTGGTCGCTGGGCCCGTTCGAAACCTGGCAGGCCGCTGGCTGGAAGCAGGTCGCGCAGTGGATCGCCGATGACATCGTCGCCGGCAAGAGCATGAGCAACGCCCCGCTGCCGGACTGGGTGTTCGACGGCCGCGACGGCGTGCATGCCGCCGAGGGCAGCTACAGCCCGTCACGCAACGCCAAGCTGCCGCGTTCGTCGCTGCCGGTGTACCAGCGCCAGCGCTTCCCCGATCCGTTGCTGGGCGAGACGTTCGCGCCGGGCGAGACCGTGTTCGAGAACGACGGCCTGCGCATGTGGCATGACGGCGACGGCATCGCCGTGGTCAGCTTCAAGACCAAGATGAACACCGTGTCCGACCAGGTGCTGGACGGCCTGCAGGAATGCGTCAGCCGCGCCGAGAAGGACTTCCAGGGCCTGGTGATCTGGCAGCAGAAGGAACCCTTCTCCGCCGGTGCCGACCTGGCCGGTGCCCTCGGCCTGCTGCAGGCCGGCAAGGTCGACCAGTTCGAAGAGATGGTCGCCAACTTCCAGCGCACCAGCCAGCGCATCAAGTACTCGCTGGTGCCGGTGGTGGCTGCCGTGCGCGGCCTGGCCCTGGGTGGCGGCTGCGAGTTCCAGATGCACAGCGCCAAGACCGTGGCCTTCCTGGAAAGCTACATCGGCCTGGTCGAGGCCGGCGTGGGCCTGCTGCCGGCCGGCGGTGGCCTGAAGGAACTGGCCGTGCGCGCCTCGCAGGCCGCCGGCCCTGGCGGTGACGTGTTCGCCGAACTGAAGAAGACCTTCGAGACCGTGGCGATGGCCAAGGTGTCCAACTCGGCGGTCAACGCCAAGGAACTGGGCCTGCTGCGCAGCACCGACAAGGTGGTGTTCAACAGCTACGAGGCGCTGCACATCGCCAAGGCCGAAGCCCGTGCGCTGGCCGAAGCGGGCTACCGTCCGCCGCTGCCGGCACGCCGCATCCAGGTGGCCGGTGACGTGGGTATCGCCACCTTCAAGATGATGCTGGTCAACATGCTGGAAGGCCGTTTCATCAGCCCGTACGACTACGAGATCGCCGAGCGCATCGCCACCGTCCTGTGCGGCGGCAAGGTCGACCGCGGCACCCTGGTCGACGAAGAGTGGCTGCTGACCCTGGAGCGCAAGCACTTCGTCGAACTGGCCCAGCAGGAAAAGACCCAGGCCCGCATCGCGCACATGCTGAAGACCGGCAAGCCGCTGCGGAACTGA
- a CDS encoding TetR/AcrR family transcriptional regulator, whose product MAKPAHFSTKDRILGAAEELFAQHGFAGTSLRQVTSQADVNIAAVNYHFGSKENLVNEVFRRRMDEMTGARLAQLERARSEHPGQLRPVLAAFVEPALALAQDRQNGGAFVRVIARAYAEKNDNLRKFLSDHYGHVLRAFGKAIAECAPDLSKEELYWRLDFLAGSLTYAMADFGLIKRPAGVTEAAHRAHAAHELIHFAEAGFRAAARASALPASP is encoded by the coding sequence ATGGCCAAACCCGCCCACTTCTCGACCAAGGACCGCATCCTCGGTGCCGCCGAGGAGCTGTTTGCCCAGCACGGCTTCGCCGGCACCTCGCTGCGCCAGGTGACCAGCCAGGCCGACGTCAACATCGCAGCGGTCAATTACCACTTCGGCTCCAAGGAAAACCTGGTCAACGAGGTGTTCCGCCGCCGCATGGACGAGATGACCGGTGCCCGCCTGGCGCAGCTCGAGCGCGCCCGCAGCGAACATCCCGGGCAGCTGCGCCCGGTGCTGGCCGCCTTCGTCGAGCCGGCGCTGGCGCTGGCCCAGGACCGCCAGAACGGCGGTGCCTTCGTGCGCGTGATCGCGCGCGCCTACGCCGAGAAGAACGACAACCTGCGCAAGTTCCTGTCCGACCACTACGGCCACGTGCTGCGTGCGTTCGGCAAGGCGATTGCCGAATGCGCGCCCGACCTGAGCAAGGAAGAGCTGTACTGGCGCCTGGACTTCCTGGCCGGCTCGCTCACCTATGCCATGGCCGACTTCGGGCTGATCAAGCGTCCCGCCGGTGTCACCGAAGCGGCGCATCGTGCCCATGCCGCCCACGAACTGATCCATTTCGCCGAAGCCGGGTTCCGCGCCGCCGCTCGCGCCAGCGCCCTGCCCGCTTCCCCGTGA
- the ndk gene encoding nucleoside-diphosphate kinase yields the protein MALERTLSIIKPDAVAKNVIGEIYARFEKAGLKVVAAKYKQLSRREAEGFYAVHRERPFFNALVEFMISGPVMIQALEGENAVLAHRDLLGATNPKEAAAGTIRADFAESIDANAAHGSDSVENAAIEIAYFFAATEVVSR from the coding sequence ATGGCGCTGGAGCGCACCCTTTCGATCATCAAGCCGGACGCCGTTGCCAAGAACGTCATCGGCGAAATCTACGCCCGCTTCGAGAAGGCCGGCCTGAAGGTCGTGGCCGCCAAGTACAAGCAGCTGTCGCGCCGTGAAGCCGAAGGCTTCTACGCCGTGCACCGCGAGCGTCCGTTCTTCAACGCGCTGGTCGAGTTCATGATCTCCGGCCCGGTGATGATCCAGGCCCTGGAAGGCGAGAACGCCGTCCTGGCCCACCGCGACCTGCTGGGCGCCACCAACCCGAAGGAAGCCGCTGCGGGCACCATCCGCGCCGACTTCGCCGAATCCATCGATGCCAACGCCGCCCACGGCTCGGACTCGGTCGAGAATGCCGCGATTGAAATCGCCTACTTCTTCGCCGCCACCGAAGTCGTTTCGCGCTGA